The following are from one region of the Streptomyces changanensis genome:
- a CDS encoding glutaminase gives MSTTVAPAFQPVLDQIAADIAARPGRGRPADYIPALAEADTRRFGMAVAELDGTVYGVGDWRRPFSAQSITKAFTLALTLSLEGEALWEHVGREPSGNPFNSLVQLEYEHGIPRNPFINAGALVVTDRLHTLTGDASDTLRAFLRAESGNTALDFDEDVAASEAAHGDRNAALAHFMASYRNVGNPVGDLLEQYFRQCSLEASCADLALAAGFLARHGVRADGSALLSRSEAKQVNAVMLTCGTYDAAGDFAYRVGLPGKSGVGGGIIAVVPGRCTLCVWSPGLDERGNSVAGVAALDRFTTLTGLSVF, from the coding sequence GTGAGCACGACCGTGGCCCCCGCCTTCCAGCCCGTCCTCGACCAGATCGCCGCCGACATCGCCGCCCGGCCGGGCCGCGGCCGGCCGGCGGACTACATCCCGGCGCTCGCCGAGGCCGACACGCGCCGCTTCGGCATGGCCGTCGCCGAGCTCGACGGCACGGTCTACGGGGTGGGGGACTGGCGGCGGCCGTTCTCCGCCCAGTCCATCACCAAGGCGTTCACCCTCGCCCTGACGCTCTCCCTGGAGGGCGAGGCGCTGTGGGAGCACGTGGGGCGCGAGCCCTCCGGCAACCCCTTCAACTCGCTGGTGCAGCTGGAGTACGAGCACGGCATCCCGCGCAACCCGTTCATCAACGCGGGCGCGCTCGTCGTCACCGACCGGCTGCACACCCTGACCGGCGACGCCTCCGACACGCTCCGCGCGTTCCTGCGCGCCGAGAGCGGCAACACCGCCCTGGACTTCGACGAGGACGTCGCCGCGTCCGAGGCCGCGCACGGCGACCGCAACGCGGCCCTGGCCCACTTCATGGCCTCGTACCGCAACGTCGGCAACCCGGTCGGGGACCTACTGGAGCAGTACTTCCGCCAGTGCTCCCTGGAGGCGTCCTGCGCCGACCTCGCCCTGGCCGCCGGCTTCCTCGCCAGGCACGGCGTGCGCGCCGACGGCTCCGCGCTGCTCAGCCGCAGCGAGGCGAAGCAGGTCAACGCCGTCATGCTGACCTGCGGGACGTACGACGCCGCCGGCGACTTCGCGTACCGGGTCGGGCTGCCCGGCAAGAGCGGCGTCGGCGGCGGCATCATCGCCGTCGTCCCCGGCCGGTGCACCCTGTGCGTGTGGAGCCCCGGCCTCGACGAGCGCGGCAACTCCGTCGCCGGGGTCGCCGCGCTCGACCGGTTCACGACCCTGACGGGCCTGTCCGTGTTCTGA
- a CDS encoding xanthine dehydrogenase family protein molybdopterin-binding subunit, which produces MAATPHTLGAPAERIEGRDKVTGAARYAAEHTPPGCLHAWPVAAGIACGRVTAVDTAAALALPGAVAVLTPFDAPRFAAPPDDAELDVLQYDAVPHRGWYVALALAETPEAARAVAAAVRVAYADPGDEPEPHDVVLAEDHPEAYTPEKANGGQPGHRERGDAAAAFAAAPVRVDTAYRVPPLHNHPMEPHAATAHYSGGRLTVYDSCQGGNAVRSVLATLFDLPEDRVTVVAEHVGGGFGSKGTPRPHVVLAAMAAIHTGRPVKLALPRRHLPAVTGHRAPTLHRLRLGAERDGTLTSLSHEVTTHTSRIAEFVEQAAVPARVMYGSPHSLTTHRVVPLDVPTPSWMRAPGETPGMYALESAMDELADALGMDPVELRVRNDPATEPDSGRPFSSRNLVGCLHEGARRFGWADRDPRPGARREGPLLIGSGVAAATYPAYAAPSTASATAHPGGTYTVRVNATDIGTGARTVLAQVAAAALAVPLDAVRIEIGSTRLPRAPLAGGSSGTASWGWAVHRACTDLTAALAARSDPLPADGLTVTADTSDEARRTPPYARHAFGAHFAEVQVDTVTGEVRLRRMLGVFAAGRVLNARTARSQLVGGMIMGIGMALTEGSTMDAAHGDFTESDLASYHVPAHADVTAVEAHWIDEEDRLLNPMGSKGIGEIGTVGAAAAVGNAVHHATGVRFRELPLTPDRILPALAGAVPPH; this is translated from the coding sequence ATGGCCGCCACCCCGCACACCCTCGGCGCCCCCGCCGAGCGCATCGAAGGCCGCGACAAGGTCACCGGCGCCGCGCGGTACGCAGCCGAGCACACCCCGCCCGGCTGTCTCCACGCCTGGCCCGTCGCCGCCGGGATCGCCTGCGGCCGGGTCACCGCCGTCGACACCGCGGCCGCCCTGGCCCTGCCGGGCGCGGTCGCCGTCCTCACCCCGTTCGACGCGCCGCGCTTCGCCGCGCCGCCCGACGACGCCGAACTCGACGTCCTGCAGTACGACGCCGTCCCGCACCGCGGCTGGTACGTCGCCCTCGCCCTGGCCGAGACGCCGGAGGCGGCCCGCGCCGTCGCCGCCGCCGTCCGCGTCGCGTACGCCGACCCCGGCGACGAGCCGGAGCCGCACGACGTCGTCCTCGCCGAGGACCACCCGGAGGCGTACACCCCCGAGAAGGCCAACGGCGGTCAGCCCGGCCACCGCGAGCGCGGCGACGCGGCCGCCGCCTTCGCCGCCGCCCCCGTACGCGTCGACACCGCCTACCGGGTGCCGCCCCTGCACAACCACCCCATGGAGCCGCACGCCGCCACCGCCCACTACTCCGGCGGCCGGCTCACCGTGTACGACTCCTGCCAGGGCGGCAACGCCGTCCGCTCCGTCCTCGCCACCCTCTTCGACCTGCCCGAGGACCGGGTCACCGTCGTCGCCGAGCACGTCGGAGGCGGCTTCGGCAGCAAGGGCACACCGCGCCCGCACGTCGTGCTCGCCGCGATGGCGGCGATCCACACCGGCCGGCCCGTCAAGCTCGCGCTGCCCCGCCGCCACCTGCCCGCCGTCACCGGGCACCGCGCCCCGACCCTGCACCGGCTGCGGCTCGGCGCGGAACGGGACGGCACCCTCACCTCCCTCAGCCACGAGGTCACCACCCACACCTCGCGCATCGCCGAGTTCGTCGAGCAGGCCGCGGTGCCCGCCCGTGTCATGTACGGCTCCCCGCACAGCCTGACGACCCACCGCGTCGTCCCCCTCGACGTGCCCACCCCGTCGTGGATGCGCGCGCCCGGCGAGACCCCCGGCATGTACGCCCTGGAGTCCGCCATGGACGAGCTCGCCGACGCCCTCGGCATGGACCCGGTCGAGCTGCGCGTCCGCAACGACCCGGCCACCGAGCCCGACAGCGGCCGCCCCTTCAGCAGCCGCAACCTCGTCGGCTGTCTGCACGAGGGAGCGCGCCGCTTCGGCTGGGCCGACCGCGACCCGCGCCCCGGCGCCCGCCGCGAGGGCCCCCTCCTCATCGGCTCGGGCGTGGCCGCCGCCACCTACCCGGCGTACGCCGCGCCGTCCACCGCGTCGGCCACCGCCCATCCCGGCGGCACGTACACCGTCCGCGTCAACGCCACCGACATCGGCACCGGCGCGCGGACCGTCCTCGCCCAGGTCGCCGCCGCCGCGCTGGCCGTGCCGCTGGACGCCGTGCGCATCGAGATCGGCAGTACCCGCCTGCCGCGCGCCCCCCTCGCCGGCGGCTCCTCCGGCACCGCGTCCTGGGGCTGGGCCGTCCACCGTGCCTGCACCGACCTCACGGCGGCCCTCGCCGCCCGGTCCGACCCCCTGCCCGCGGACGGGCTGACGGTCACCGCCGACACCTCCGACGAGGCCCGCCGCACCCCGCCGTACGCGCGGCACGCCTTCGGCGCGCACTTCGCCGAGGTCCAGGTCGACACCGTCACCGGAGAGGTGCGGCTGCGCCGCATGCTGGGCGTGTTCGCCGCGGGGCGCGTCCTCAACGCGCGCACCGCCCGCTCCCAGCTGGTCGGCGGCATGATCATGGGGATCGGCATGGCCCTGACCGAGGGCAGCACGATGGACGCCGCCCACGGCGACTTCACCGAGAGCGACCTCGCCTCCTACCACGTGCCCGCCCACGCCGACGTGACCGCCGTGGAGGCCCACTGGATCGACGAGGAGGACCGCCTCCTCAACCCCATGGGCAGCAAGGGCATCGGCGAGATCGGCACGGTCGGCGCGGCGGCCGCCGTCGGCAACGCCGTCCACCACGCCACCGGGGTCCGCTTCCGCGAACTCCCCCTCACCCCGGACCGGATCCTGCCGGCCCTCGCCGGGGCGGTCCCGCCTCACTGA
- a CDS encoding glutamate--cysteine ligase — MRSVGVEEELLLVDPRSGQPRAVSEEVLATAARRYEGREHAFTKELQGQQLEFGTLPRTSMAELAAEIERCRADAADLAAEVGVAVAALATSPLPVDPAVTEGRRYRWIRENYAVTALEQLTSGCHVHVSVTSDEEGVAVLDRMRPWLSVLLALSANSPFWQGGDSGYHSYRSRVWGRWPSTGPVEAFGSAERYHRRVRELVATGVLQDEGMIYYDARLSRHYPTVEIRTADVCLDASTTVLVATLARALVDTAARQWREGTPPDEHGIGLLRAAAWRAARSGLDDELLHPHTMRPAPAERVVRALFLHVEAALDENGDLALARKALDDLLSDGNGAQVQRRLLRRYGSLPEVVAECVRRTQEGVR, encoded by the coding sequence TTGCGCAGTGTCGGAGTGGAGGAGGAACTCCTCCTGGTGGACCCGCGATCGGGGCAGCCGCGCGCTGTCTCCGAAGAGGTACTGGCCACGGCCGCCCGGCGGTACGAGGGGCGGGAGCACGCCTTCACCAAGGAGCTGCAGGGCCAGCAGCTGGAGTTCGGGACGCTGCCCCGGACCTCCATGGCCGAGCTGGCCGCCGAGATCGAACGGTGCCGGGCGGACGCCGCGGACCTCGCCGCCGAGGTGGGTGTCGCCGTCGCGGCGCTGGCGACGTCGCCGCTGCCCGTGGACCCCGCGGTCACCGAGGGCCGGCGGTACCGCTGGATCCGGGAGAACTACGCGGTGACCGCCCTCGAACAGCTCACCAGTGGCTGCCACGTCCACGTCTCGGTCACTTCGGACGAGGAGGGCGTGGCCGTCCTCGACCGGATGAGGCCCTGGCTCTCGGTGCTGCTCGCGCTGAGCGCCAACTCGCCCTTCTGGCAAGGAGGCGACAGCGGCTACCACAGCTACCGCAGCCGGGTGTGGGGCCGTTGGCCCTCGACGGGGCCCGTGGAGGCGTTCGGGTCCGCCGAGCGGTACCACCGGCGGGTGCGCGAGCTGGTCGCCACGGGCGTCCTCCAGGACGAGGGGATGATCTACTACGACGCCCGGCTCTCCCGCCACTACCCGACCGTCGAGATCCGCACCGCCGACGTCTGCCTGGACGCCTCCACGACGGTCCTGGTCGCCACGCTCGCCCGGGCGCTCGTCGACACCGCGGCACGGCAGTGGCGGGAGGGCACCCCACCCGACGAGCACGGCATCGGACTGCTGCGCGCCGCCGCCTGGCGCGCAGCCCGCTCGGGGCTCGACGACGAACTCCTCCACCCGCACACCATGCGCCCCGCGCCGGCCGAGCGCGTCGTGCGGGCGCTCTTCCTCCACGTCGAGGCGGCGCTCGACGAGAACGGCGACCTCGCCCTCGCCCGCAAGGCCCTCGACGACCTGCTGAGCGACGGCAACGGCGCCCAGGTGCAGCGGCGGCTGCTGCGGCGGTACGGCAGCCTGCCGGAGGTCGTCGCCGAGTGCGTACGCCGGACGCAGGAAGGGGTGCGCTGA
- a CDS encoding (2Fe-2S)-binding protein, whose product MQPTTPPPDPYHSEITLRVNGTPRTLTVDHRATLLDVLREGLDLTGAKKGCDHGQCGSCTVLLDGRRANACLLLAVAQDGCDVTTVEGLADADGTLHPLQRAFLDRDAFQCGYCTPGQLCSAVGMLAEAAAGHPSAVTPDGAPPAPGAAALDREEIRERLSGNLCRCGAYPHIVQAVEDVSR is encoded by the coding sequence GTGCAGCCGACGACGCCCCCGCCTGATCCGTACCACTCCGAGATCACCCTCCGGGTGAACGGGACGCCCCGCACCCTCACCGTCGACCATCGGGCCACCCTGCTCGACGTGCTGCGCGAGGGGCTCGACCTCACCGGCGCGAAGAAGGGCTGCGACCACGGGCAGTGCGGCTCGTGCACCGTCCTCCTCGACGGGCGGCGCGCCAACGCCTGCCTGCTGCTCGCGGTCGCCCAGGACGGGTGCGACGTCACCACCGTCGAGGGGCTCGCCGACGCGGACGGCACGCTGCACCCCCTCCAGCGGGCCTTCCTCGACCGCGACGCCTTCCAGTGCGGCTACTGCACCCCGGGCCAGCTCTGCTCGGCCGTGGGCATGCTCGCGGAGGCCGCCGCCGGCCACCCCTCCGCCGTGACCCCCGACGGCGCGCCCCCCGCCCCGGGAGCCGCCGCCCTCGACCGCGAGGAGATCCGCGAGCGGCTGAGCGGCAACCTCTGCCGCTGCGGCGCCTACCCCCACATCGTCCAGGCCGTGGAGGACGTGTCCCGGTGA
- a CDS encoding FAD binding domain-containing protein: MKPFAYVRARTVGEATAAHAAHPGARYLGGGTNLVDLMKLGVETPDALVDVTGLPLDEVRERPDGGLSVGATVRNSDLAAHPLVRDRYPAVSRALLSGASGQLRNAATTGGNLLQRTRCPYFQDLTKPCNKRVPGSGCGARDGVHRDHAVLGHSDLCIATHPSDLAVALAALDADVELQGPDGARTVPVAAFHRLPGDHPELDTVIRPGELITGVTLPAATAGLASTYRKVRDRASYAFALVSVAAVLDLDARGAVRHVGLAFGGLAHRPWRARHAEEALLGTAPTAADVARAVAAELAAAEPLRDNAYKVTLAQRLAEDVVGGLAGAPRP; the protein is encoded by the coding sequence GTGAAACCCTTCGCGTACGTCCGCGCTCGCACCGTCGGGGAGGCCACCGCCGCCCACGCGGCGCACCCCGGCGCCCGCTACCTCGGCGGCGGCACCAACCTCGTCGACCTGATGAAGCTCGGCGTCGAGACGCCCGACGCGCTCGTCGACGTCACCGGCCTGCCCCTGGACGAGGTGCGGGAACGGCCCGACGGCGGCCTGAGCGTCGGCGCCACCGTCCGCAACAGCGACCTCGCCGCGCACCCCCTGGTCCGCGACCGCTACCCCGCCGTCTCCCGCGCCCTGCTCTCCGGTGCCTCGGGGCAGCTCCGCAACGCCGCCACCACCGGCGGCAACCTCCTCCAGCGCACCCGCTGCCCCTACTTCCAGGACCTCACCAAGCCCTGCAACAAGCGCGTCCCCGGCAGCGGCTGCGGCGCCCGGGACGGCGTCCACCGCGACCACGCCGTCCTGGGCCACTCGGACCTGTGCATCGCCACCCACCCCTCCGACCTCGCCGTCGCGCTCGCCGCTCTCGACGCCGACGTCGAGCTGCAGGGCCCGGACGGCGCCCGCACCGTGCCCGTCGCCGCGTTCCACCGCCTGCCCGGCGACCACCCCGAGCTGGACACGGTCATCCGGCCCGGGGAGCTGATCACCGGCGTGACGCTGCCCGCCGCGACCGCGGGGCTCGCCTCCACCTACCGCAAGGTCCGCGACCGCGCCTCGTACGCCTTCGCGCTCGTCTCCGTCGCCGCCGTCCTCGACCTCGACGCCCGGGGCGCCGTACGGCACGTGGGGCTGGCGTTCGGCGGGCTCGCGCACCGCCCGTGGCGGGCCCGTCACGCCGAGGAGGCCCTGCTCGGCACGGCCCCCACCGCGGCGGACGTCGCCCGCGCCGTCGCCGCCGAACTCGCCGCCGCCGAACCGCTGCGCGACAACGCCTACAAGGTCACCCTCGCCCAGCGGCTCGCCGAGGACGTCGTCGGCGGCCTCGCCGGTGCCCCCCGCCCCTGA
- a CDS encoding CsbD family protein, producing the protein MSAKRKASPKARQLKGAVKENVGRAFGDEEMAAEGSSERARGELREAGKKAKNALKR; encoded by the coding sequence ATGTCCGCGAAGCGCAAGGCGTCCCCGAAGGCACGGCAGCTCAAGGGCGCCGTGAAGGAGAACGTGGGCCGCGCCTTCGGCGACGAGGAGATGGCCGCCGAGGGCAGCTCGGAGCGCGCGCGGGGCGAGCTGCGCGAGGCGGGGAAGAAGGCGAAGAACGCGCTGAAGCGCTGA